In Fodinicola acaciae, the following proteins share a genomic window:
- the manD gene encoding D-mannonate dehydratase ManD → MKIRTAEVIVTSPGRNFVTLKVTTEDGVTGLGDATLNGRELSVAAYLSDHVVPLLLGHDAGRIEDTWQFLYRSAYWRRGPVTMAAIAAVDVALWDIKAKTAGMPLYQLLGGASRNGIQAYGHASGRTLDELFDSIRAHREMGYTAIRVQTSVPGLKSVYGVASQPSVDGKRYDYEPAQRQAFPPEEDWDTRAYLRHLPTVFEAVRNEFGPELPLLHDGHHRMTPIQAAKLGKALEPYDLFWLEDCTPAENQAALRLVRHHTTTPLAIGEVFNTVWDYQTLIQEQLIDYVRSAVTHTGGVTAMRKLLDFAAQYQIKSGIHGPTDISPVGMAAALHLDLAIHNFGIQEYMQHAPATNEVFQQTFTFRDGFLHPGEEPGIGVTLDEKAAASYPYAAAYLPFNRLADGTVHDW, encoded by the coding sequence ATGAAAATCCGCACCGCCGAGGTGATCGTCACCAGTCCCGGCCGCAACTTCGTGACGCTGAAGGTGACCACCGAGGACGGCGTCACCGGTCTTGGCGACGCGACGCTCAACGGACGCGAGCTGTCGGTCGCCGCGTACTTGTCCGACCACGTCGTGCCGCTGTTGCTCGGCCACGACGCCGGACGGATCGAAGACACCTGGCAGTTTCTCTACCGCTCGGCATACTGGCGGCGCGGACCGGTCACGATGGCCGCGATCGCCGCGGTCGACGTGGCTTTGTGGGACATCAAGGCGAAAACCGCCGGCATGCCGCTCTATCAGCTGCTCGGTGGCGCGTCGCGCAACGGCATCCAGGCATACGGCCACGCGAGCGGTCGTACGCTGGACGAGCTTTTCGACTCCATCCGCGCACACCGCGAGATGGGTTACACCGCGATCCGCGTGCAGACTTCGGTGCCAGGCCTCAAATCCGTGTACGGCGTGGCGTCGCAGCCGTCGGTCGACGGCAAGCGCTATGACTACGAACCGGCGCAGCGGCAGGCATTTCCGCCGGAAGAAGACTGGGACACGCGCGCCTACCTGCGCCATCTGCCGACGGTTTTCGAGGCCGTACGCAACGAATTCGGTCCGGAGCTGCCGTTGCTGCACGACGGCCATCACCGGATGACCCCGATCCAGGCGGCGAAACTCGGCAAGGCGCTGGAGCCCTATGACCTGTTCTGGCTGGAGGACTGCACTCCGGCGGAAAACCAGGCGGCGCTGCGGCTCGTACGCCATCACACCACGACACCGTTGGCGATCGGCGAGGTTTTCAACACCGTCTGGGATTATCAGACGCTGATCCAGGAACAGCTCATCGACTACGTACGATCCGCGGTCACCCACACCGGCGGCGTCACCGCGATGCGCAAACTGCTGGATTTCGCCGCGCAGTACCAGATCAAGTCCGGCATCCACGGTCCGACCGACATCTCGCCGGTCGGCATGGCCGCGGCCCTGCACCTGGACCTGGCGATCCACAATTTCGGCATCCAGGAGTACATGCAGCACGCGCCCGCGACCAACGAGGTCTTCCAGCAGACTTTCACGTTCCGGGACGGATTTCTGCACCCCGGTGAGGAGCCCGGCATCGGCGTGACGCTCGACGAGAAGGCTGCCGCGAGCTATCCGTACGCGGCCGCCTATCTGCCTTTCAACCGGCTCGCGGACGGCACCGTGCACGACTGGTGA
- a CDS encoding mannitol dehydrogenase family protein, producing the protein MVHLGLGVFHRSHQAWYTEVANRAGGDSWRYASFTGRKPDAARALAAQDGAFTLLVRESGGDRAEHVSSIAVAADGADRQLWTRFLAAPQTALVTLTVTEAGYRLRSDGRLDTEADDVRADVKAVIAEESPRTAVARLVDGLRARHRDGGRPIAIVSCDNLPGNGEATRRAVLDFADLVDGGLTAWISRDVSFVSTMVDRITPAVEPTDLAIAERLTGWPDQAPVVAEPFTDWVLAGDFPCGRPDWEVAGARFVDDVTPYEMRKLFLLNAGHSMLAYLGLARGHATVFDAVSDPVCREAVGQLWSEATVMLPFGDAEIEQAKWDLLLRWGNPRIEHQLTKIALDGSEKLRVRVAPILRQHTGVPLGSALLLAAWLVRLRNGYVTTDDPGAAQLAATARHDLAAGALAVVRHLAAERDDHATLAAAIADAAADLEERSVKQ; encoded by the coding sequence ATGGTCCATCTCGGTCTCGGCGTCTTCCACCGCTCGCACCAGGCCTGGTACACCGAAGTGGCCAACAGGGCCGGCGGCGACAGCTGGCGATACGCGAGTTTCACCGGCCGAAAGCCGGATGCCGCGCGCGCACTCGCGGCGCAGGACGGCGCTTTTACCTTGCTCGTACGCGAGTCCGGCGGCGACCGGGCCGAACACGTGTCGAGCATCGCGGTCGCCGCGGATGGAGCGGATCGCCAGCTGTGGACGCGATTCCTGGCCGCGCCGCAGACCGCGCTGGTGACCCTGACCGTCACCGAGGCCGGTTATCGGTTACGTTCCGACGGTCGCCTGGACACCGAGGCCGACGACGTACGCGCTGACGTGAAGGCCGTCATCGCTGAGGAATCACCGCGTACGGCGGTGGCTCGGCTGGTCGACGGACTGCGCGCGCGGCACCGCGACGGCGGCCGTCCGATCGCGATCGTCAGCTGCGACAACCTTCCTGGCAACGGCGAGGCGACGCGACGGGCGGTGCTCGACTTCGCCGATCTCGTCGACGGCGGGCTCACCGCCTGGATCTCGCGGGATGTTTCCTTTGTTTCCACCATGGTCGACCGGATCACGCCGGCCGTGGAGCCCACCGACCTGGCGATCGCCGAGCGGCTGACCGGCTGGCCCGACCAGGCGCCGGTGGTCGCCGAGCCGTTCACCGACTGGGTCCTGGCCGGCGACTTTCCGTGCGGCCGACCGGATTGGGAGGTCGCCGGAGCACGTTTCGTCGACGACGTCACGCCGTACGAGATGCGCAAGCTCTTCCTGCTCAACGCCGGTCACTCGATGCTGGCCTATCTTGGCCTCGCTCGCGGCCATGCCACGGTTTTCGACGCGGTCAGCGATCCGGTGTGCCGCGAGGCGGTCGGGCAGCTGTGGTCGGAGGCCACGGTCATGCTGCCGTTCGGCGACGCCGAGATCGAGCAGGCGAAATGGGATCTGTTGCTGCGCTGGGGAAATCCGCGGATCGAGCACCAGCTGACCAAGATCGCGTTGGACGGTTCGGAGAAGTTGCGCGTACGGGTCGCGCCGATCCTGCGACAACACACCGGCGTGCCGCTCGGGTCGGCGCTGCTTCTGGCGGCTTGGTTGGTACGCCTGCGAAACGGCTACGTGACCACCGACGATCCTGGTGCGGCACAGCTGGCGGCCACGGCGCGGCACGACCTGGCCGCTGGCGCGCTCGCGGTCGTACGCCACCTCGCCGCCGAGCGCGACGACCACGCGACACTGGCCGCGGCCATCGCCGACGCCGCCGCCGACCTGGAGGAAAGGTCTGTGAAGCAATGA
- a CDS encoding dienelactone hydrolase family protein yields the protein MSSGYLAIPESGSGPAVLVVGDGLTGHLMSVADRLAAEGFLALVPKTGPADAARRLLELPESTGRLGILGFGDRTLPAAAELRPAAVVSFYPRPADLVWSRFRGVSVVLHQVDGDTSIQRQIADAGGSCRAYAYDAVAGFFNDDCPRAYHSDAARTAWARSLELLRGLAVARAA from the coding sequence ATGAGCAGCGGATATCTGGCCATTCCCGAGTCCGGCTCGGGCCCCGCGGTGCTGGTGGTCGGCGACGGCCTGACCGGCCACCTGATGAGCGTCGCCGACCGGCTGGCCGCCGAGGGTTTCCTCGCGCTGGTGCCGAAAACCGGCCCGGCGGACGCCGCGCGACGGCTGCTCGAGCTGCCCGAGAGCACCGGCCGGCTCGGCATCCTCGGCTTCGGCGACCGTACGCTGCCGGCCGCCGCCGAGCTCCGGCCGGCCGCGGTCGTCAGCTTCTATCCGCGGCCGGCGGACCTGGTCTGGAGCCGCTTCCGCGGTGTCTCGGTGGTGCTGCACCAGGTGGACGGCGACACCTCGATCCAGCGCCAGATCGCCGACGCCGGCGGCAGCTGCCGCGCATACGCCTATGACGCCGTCGCCGGCTTCTTCAACGACGACTGCCCGCGCGCCTATCACTCCGACGCGGCTCGTACGGCCTGGGCGCGCAGCCTCGAGCTGCTCCGTGGACTGGCCGTGGCGCGAGCTGCATGA
- a CDS encoding MFS transporter, with protein sequence MAMSQAELRTLSDQAAQRVMNQPGTVSGSRAGWMMISTILIEAWDLYSISFLLIFIKKDFGSDPLLIGLASGAVQLGALLGCLAGGWIADKFGRKKVFITTMILFVVLALAQGFVTNMWELIIIRFLLGFPLGSDISSGYAYIMEAMPRGKREVMGNRWQGMFGIGEVIAIAIITLLFLTGMDHELLWRVGLALGAVPALALLIGRLNISDTALSLIQRGKFRKAKQVSEQMFGDSLDMLPDQDFHLERPRTRDFLKSIWSDETRRKASIFAWISNACQGAEFGAFGFYLPTILVVVGISKNDVVATNVFTLGIYCIAAVSGFVGPAITPKIGHRGISQWGYGIAFVSLLLAAVALWLDLGILLLVAAALMMWGHYWDASNGMTITSMVAPTRYKGTASGFGYLFVKFAAFVTLLLFPILLAATGPALATAIVSVISLAGFLAARFILPEVYGYVETESGGLTAETRTGQATA encoded by the coding sequence ATGGCTATGTCACAAGCCGAGTTGCGTACGCTTTCCGACCAGGCGGCGCAGCGGGTGATGAACCAACCCGGCACGGTCAGCGGAAGCCGCGCCGGCTGGATGATGATCTCCACGATCCTCATCGAGGCGTGGGATCTCTACTCGATCTCCTTCCTGCTGATCTTCATCAAGAAGGACTTCGGCAGCGACCCGCTGCTGATCGGCCTCGCCTCCGGCGCGGTGCAGCTCGGCGCGCTGCTCGGCTGCCTGGCTGGTGGCTGGATCGCCGACAAGTTCGGCCGTAAGAAGGTCTTCATCACCACGATGATCCTGTTTGTGGTGCTGGCGCTGGCGCAGGGCTTCGTCACCAACATGTGGGAACTGATCATCATCCGGTTCCTGCTCGGTTTCCCGCTCGGCAGCGACATTTCCTCCGGTTACGCGTACATCATGGAGGCGATGCCGCGCGGCAAGCGCGAGGTGATGGGCAACCGCTGGCAGGGCATGTTTGGCATCGGCGAGGTCATCGCGATCGCCATTATCACCCTGCTTTTTCTCACCGGAATGGACCACGAGCTGCTCTGGCGGGTCGGCCTGGCGCTCGGCGCCGTACCGGCACTGGCCCTGCTGATCGGCCGGCTGAACATCTCCGACACCGCGCTTTCGCTTATCCAGCGCGGAAAGTTCCGAAAAGCCAAACAGGTGTCGGAGCAGATGTTCGGCGACTCGCTGGACATGCTGCCGGACCAGGACTTCCACCTCGAGCGGCCGCGTACGCGTGACTTCCTGAAGAGCATCTGGTCGGACGAGACGCGGCGGAAGGCCAGCATTTTCGCCTGGATCTCCAATGCCTGCCAGGGTGCCGAGTTTGGCGCGTTTGGCTTCTATCTGCCGACGATCCTGGTGGTGGTCGGCATTTCGAAGAACGACGTGGTCGCGACGAACGTGTTCACGCTCGGGATCTATTGCATCGCCGCGGTCTCCGGCTTCGTCGGGCCGGCGATCACCCCGAAGATCGGCCACCGCGGCATTTCGCAGTGGGGATACGGAATCGCCTTCGTTTCGTTGCTGCTGGCCGCGGTCGCGCTCTGGCTTGACCTCGGGATCCTGCTGCTGGTCGCCGCCGCGCTGATGATGTGGGGCCATTACTGGGACGCGTCCAACGGCATGACGATCACCTCGATGGTCGCACCGACCCGTTACAAGGGTACCGCGTCGGGTTTCGGCTATCTGTTCGTGAAGTTCGCCGCCTTCGTGACGCTGCTGCTGTTTCCGATCCTGCTGGCCGCGACCGGCCCGGCGCTGGCCACCGCGATCGTCTCGGTCATCTCGCTGGCCGGTTTCCTCGCGGCGCGTTTCATCCTGCCGGAGGTCTACGGCTATGTGGAGACCGAAAGCGGCGGCCTGACCGCCGAGACCCGTACGGGCCAGGCCACCGCCTAG
- a CDS encoding uracil-DNA glycosylase translates to MELRYLSAPERAVPVAKSPAGVRRLAGTAESLDDLDDAVACCRACPRLVAWREKVAVEKRASFATETYWGRPAPGFGPADARIAVLGLAPAAHGANRTGRVFTGDRSGDWLFASMHRTGLANQALSVDAGDGLALIDTRVVAAVRCAPPENKPTPAERDSCQPWLVRELALLRPTLKVIVVLGGFGWAALWPALEALAIKAPKPRPKFGHGVEFDVSGITVLGCFHPSQQNTFTGRLTEPMMDGVFQRAAKIAAG, encoded by the coding sequence GTGGAGCTGCGCTATCTGAGTGCGCCGGAGCGCGCCGTGCCGGTCGCGAAGTCGCCGGCGGGCGTACGCAGGCTGGCCGGCACGGCGGAAAGCCTCGACGACCTCGACGATGCCGTCGCCTGCTGCCGCGCGTGCCCGCGATTGGTTGCCTGGCGAGAAAAAGTCGCGGTCGAGAAGCGCGCGTCCTTCGCCACCGAGACCTACTGGGGCCGGCCGGCGCCTGGCTTCGGGCCGGCCGACGCGCGGATCGCCGTGCTCGGCCTCGCGCCCGCGGCGCACGGCGCCAACCGTACGGGTCGGGTCTTCACCGGCGACCGCTCCGGCGACTGGCTGTTCGCGTCGATGCACCGCACCGGCCTGGCAAACCAGGCCCTGTCCGTCGATGCCGGCGACGGCCTCGCGCTGATCGATACGCGGGTCGTCGCGGCCGTACGATGTGCGCCGCCGGAAAACAAGCCGACGCCGGCCGAGCGCGACAGCTGCCAGCCGTGGCTGGTGCGCGAGCTGGCGCTGCTCCGGCCGACGCTCAAGGTGATCGTCGTGCTCGGCGGCTTCGGCTGGGCCGCATTGTGGCCGGCTTTGGAGGCGCTGGCGATAAAAGCACCGAAGCCGCGGCCGAAATTCGGCCACGGGGTGGAATTCGACGTGTCCGGGATCACCGTTCTGGGCTGTTTCCACCCGAGCCAGCAGAACACCTTCACCGGCCGGCTCACCGAGCCGATGATGGACGGAGTTTTCCAGCGAGCGGCCAAAATCGCCGCCGGCTGA
- a CDS encoding HNH endonuclease signature motif containing protein has product MILRDGGRAFPGCDRPPHWCDARHVTPWEFGGQTTPHNMTLLCLAHHQILHHNQWTIQMLNGVPYFVPPASIDPTQTPIRHTRYSMRC; this is encoded by the coding sequence TTGATCCTGCGCGACGGCGGCCGCGCCTTCCCCGGCTGCGACCGCCCACCGCACTGGTGCGACGCACGTCATGTGACGCCGTGGGAGTTCGGCGGGCAAACCACACCGCACAACATGACGCTGCTGTGCCTTGCCCACCACCAAATCCTGCACCACAACCAATGGACAATCCAGATGCTCAACGGCGTACCGTACTTCGTCCCACCCGCCTCCATCGACCCGACACAGACACCGATACGCCACACCCGCTATTCAATGCGCTGCTAA
- a CDS encoding GntR family transcriptional regulator gives MTRAGASGPRASARDVAYQAIRNSIITGVDEPGALLSENERALSLGLSRTPVREALLLLAHEGLVEVRPQSGTYVSAIDPSLVRQAQFIREAVETASLAQCAANFTAEHEKELRRILDAQDRCTGNREDFYPLDEEFHRTLLDIAGHGTAWLTVSGAKAHLDRVRYIGLQGHRPIHEFAADHRRVFEMLVAGELAQAQRELRTHLRYVLADLEAIQLELPEHFFTGEAPSARRVARPPRRNKTTSRG, from the coding sequence GTGACCAGGGCTGGGGCGAGCGGACCGCGGGCGTCGGCGCGCGACGTTGCGTACCAGGCGATCCGCAACTCGATCATCACCGGCGTCGACGAGCCCGGCGCCCTGCTGTCGGAAAACGAGCGCGCACTGTCGCTCGGGCTGAGCCGTACGCCGGTGCGCGAGGCGCTGCTGCTGCTGGCGCACGAAGGCCTGGTCGAGGTGCGGCCACAGAGCGGCACCTACGTGAGCGCGATCGACCCGTCGCTGGTGCGCCAGGCGCAGTTCATCCGCGAGGCGGTCGAGACCGCGTCGCTGGCCCAGTGCGCGGCGAATTTCACCGCGGAGCACGAAAAAGAGCTGCGCCGGATCCTCGACGCGCAGGACCGCTGCACTGGCAACCGCGAGGACTTCTATCCGCTCGACGAGGAGTTTCACCGTACGCTGCTGGACATCGCCGGCCACGGCACCGCCTGGCTCACCGTGTCCGGCGCGAAGGCGCACCTGGACCGCGTACGGTACATCGGCCTGCAGGGTCACCGGCCGATCCACGAGTTCGCTGCCGACCACCGCCGGGTCTTCGAGATGCTGGTGGCCGGCGAGCTCGCGCAGGCACAGCGTGAGCTGCGCACGCACCTGCGCTATGTGCTGGCCGACCTGGAGGCCATCCAGCTGGAGCTGCCGGAGCATTTCTTCACCGGCGAGGCACCGAGCGCACGCCGGGTCGCGCGGCCACCTCGGCGGAACAAGACCACGTCACGTGGTTGA
- a CDS encoding helix-turn-helix domain-containing protein yields MPRFSPPTPRSRRLGRALKKLRTARERDLSLEKAAALIASSPARLSRIESGEIKARPGDVMEILVAYELSVDSEPGASLIEMARQLRETAWWSHLDQLPNKYVTFIAYEAEAALLRNFEPLLVPGLLQTEDYARAVSSVGREADEPGIDQRVTTRLRRQQVLHRRPAPLKFHAIVSEAALHCEVGDRDVLRQQLRHIANVSRLSNVTVQVLPFAAGAELADRHGFAILTFEREDPTLGYTEMLTGQQLLSGAQEVARLDATYDHLRKLALSPAESASLIRKRADQI; encoded by the coding sequence ATGCCACGCTTCAGTCCGCCGACGCCACGCTCGCGCCGTCTCGGCCGCGCGTTGAAGAAGCTGCGTACGGCGCGGGAACGCGACCTCAGCCTGGAGAAGGCGGCCGCGCTGATCGCCTCCTCGCCGGCCCGGCTCAGCCGCATCGAGTCCGGCGAGATCAAGGCCAGGCCAGGTGACGTCATGGAGATTCTGGTGGCCTACGAGCTGTCCGTGGACAGCGAGCCCGGCGCGTCGCTCATCGAGATGGCCCGCCAACTGCGAGAAACGGCCTGGTGGAGCCACCTCGACCAGCTGCCGAACAAATACGTCACGTTCATCGCGTACGAGGCCGAGGCGGCACTCCTGCGCAACTTCGAGCCACTGCTCGTTCCCGGCCTGCTCCAAACCGAGGACTACGCGCGCGCGGTCAGCAGCGTCGGGCGGGAGGCGGACGAGCCGGGGATCGATCAGCGCGTCACCACCCGGCTGCGACGACAACAGGTGTTGCACCGCCGGCCTGCGCCGCTCAAGTTCCACGCCATCGTCTCCGAGGCGGCGTTGCACTGCGAGGTCGGCGATCGAGACGTGCTGCGACAACAACTCAGGCACATCGCGAACGTGTCACGCCTGTCGAACGTCACGGTCCAGGTCCTGCCGTTCGCGGCCGGCGCCGAGCTGGCGGACCGTCACGGCTTCGCGATCCTGACCTTCGAGCGCGAGGACCCCACGCTCGGCTACACCGAGATGCTGACCGGACAACAGCTTCTGAGCGGGGCCCAGGAGGTCGCGCGGCTCGACGCGACGTACGACCATCTGCGCAAACTGGCGCTGTCACCGGCCGAGTCCGCCTCGCTGATCAGGAAGCGCGCCGACCAGATCTGA
- a CDS encoding NAD(P)/FAD-dependent oxidoreductase, which produces MRNGRSRILIVGGGYVGMYTALRLQKKLSRREAEIIVVDPQPHMTYQPFLPEAAAGNISPRHVVAPLRKVLRHSTVVTGSVVGVDHERRTAVVRPAAGQPREIRYDQIVLAAGSISRTLPIPGLKENAVGFKTIGEAIYLRNHVLGQLDAAASTDDPDERRRALTFVFVGGGYAGIEAMAELEDMARDAVRYYPELSQSDMRWVLVEAAQRILPEVGHEMGAYTVQRLIDRGMDLRLNTRLDSCVDGLVKLSDGEAFEAGTIVWTAGVKANPVLRHTDFPLDNRGRITANAQMQVVDATGAIVPGAWAAGDNAAVPDLADPDPAATCAPNAQHAVRQATRLGSNIALVIHGAVPRPYKHKYVGSVASLGLHKGAARLFGLKFKGVVAWFLHRTYHMSRVPTLNRKIRVIADWTLALFLKREVVALGQLHSPRAEFTVAATPDSLAGMPPAPRVPEHTREAAVTR; this is translated from the coding sequence ATGAGAAATGGACGGTCACGGATTCTCATCGTCGGTGGCGGTTACGTGGGCATGTACACCGCCTTGCGCCTGCAGAAGAAACTCTCCCGCCGGGAAGCCGAGATCATCGTCGTCGACCCGCAGCCGCACATGACCTACCAGCCGTTCCTGCCCGAGGCGGCGGCCGGCAACATCTCGCCGCGGCACGTCGTCGCGCCGCTGCGCAAGGTGCTGCGGCACAGCACGGTCGTGACCGGCTCGGTCGTCGGCGTCGACCACGAGCGTCGTACGGCCGTCGTGCGGCCGGCCGCCGGTCAGCCGCGCGAGATCAGGTACGACCAGATCGTGCTGGCCGCCGGCTCCATCTCGCGTACGCTGCCGATCCCCGGCCTGAAAGAGAACGCGGTCGGTTTCAAGACCATCGGTGAGGCGATCTACCTGCGCAACCACGTCCTCGGCCAGCTCGACGCGGCCGCCAGCACCGACGACCCGGACGAGCGGCGCCGCGCGCTGACCTTCGTCTTCGTCGGCGGCGGCTACGCCGGCATCGAGGCGATGGCCGAGCTGGAGGACATGGCGCGCGACGCGGTCCGCTACTACCCGGAGCTGTCGCAGAGCGACATGCGCTGGGTGCTGGTCGAGGCCGCGCAGCGGATCCTGCCCGAGGTCGGCCACGAAATGGGTGCGTACACCGTGCAGCGGCTGATCGACCGCGGCATGGACCTGCGGCTCAACACGCGGCTCGACTCGTGCGTCGACGGCCTGGTGAAGCTGTCCGACGGCGAGGCATTCGAGGCCGGCACGATCGTGTGGACCGCCGGTGTGAAGGCCAACCCGGTGCTGCGGCACACCGACTTCCCGCTCGACAACCGCGGCCGGATCACCGCCAACGCGCAGATGCAGGTCGTCGACGCCACCGGCGCGATCGTGCCGGGTGCCTGGGCGGCCGGCGACAACGCCGCGGTGCCCGACCTCGCCGACCCCGACCCGGCCGCCACCTGCGCACCGAACGCGCAGCACGCGGTACGCCAGGCGACCCGGCTCGGCTCCAACATCGCGCTGGTCATCCACGGTGCGGTGCCGCGGCCGTACAAGCACAAGTACGTCGGGTCGGTCGCGAGCCTCGGCCTGCACAAGGGGGCCGCGCGGCTGTTCGGCCTGAAGTTCAAAGGCGTGGTCGCCTGGTTCCTGCACCGCACGTACCACATGAGCCGCGTGCCGACGCTCAACCGCAAGATCCGAGTGATCGCCGACTGGACGCTGGCGCTGTTCCTCAAACGCGAGGTGGTGGCGCTCGGCCAGCTGCACAGCCCGCGTGCCGAGTTCACCGTGGCCGCCACGCCGGACTCGCTCGCCGGGATGCCCCCGGCGCCGCGTGTTCCGGAGCACACTCGAGAGGCGGCCGTCACAAGGTGA
- a CDS encoding beta family protein produces MALPDFRVVLTAHSKLGELTALSHLSRPEATAIQPVAVVLPRLVPESRLMAAFVAAATALAGFGRPLMVDLSRIPAGHPLRAEPMGAYDFLDNEVRDSVEEKFGTAELPTLTPVFAAGRDLDTADAEAARRADKRDGRGAALRIEGLTRRPAYDWAAELARQSAALEIPPQRLDVLVDAGYVDSVQERRVDLVCDLVAAVHQELPVRSVTLVSGSVPARRFVSQTIIKPRYERQLWSACASSLSGELRYGDFGVVHPLQADQQLAGPVTTNPYLFYTAAHGSLYLSRQLPRDDNGKIVRGGGATKFREIANELSRQSEYAGPRYSWGDAELAGCANGTVQNVGTVTRWIAIGTSHHCAHLADSSRTAALVA; encoded by the coding sequence ATGGCTTTACCCGACTTCCGGGTCGTGCTGACCGCGCACAGCAAGCTCGGCGAGCTGACCGCGTTGTCGCATCTGAGCCGGCCGGAGGCGACGGCGATCCAGCCGGTCGCGGTGGTGCTGCCGCGGTTGGTGCCGGAGAGCCGGCTGATGGCGGCTTTCGTGGCCGCCGCGACGGCGCTGGCCGGCTTCGGCCGGCCGCTGATGGTGGACCTGTCGCGGATTCCGGCCGGTCATCCGCTGCGTGCCGAGCCGATGGGGGCATACGACTTCCTCGACAACGAGGTGCGCGACTCGGTCGAGGAGAAGTTCGGCACGGCTGAGCTGCCGACGCTGACGCCGGTGTTCGCCGCCGGCCGCGACCTGGACACGGCCGATGCCGAGGCCGCGCGCCGCGCCGACAAGCGCGACGGCCGCGGCGCCGCGCTGCGGATCGAGGGCCTGACGCGCCGGCCGGCGTACGACTGGGCCGCCGAGCTGGCTCGCCAGTCGGCCGCGCTGGAGATCCCGCCGCAGCGCCTGGACGTGCTGGTCGACGCCGGCTATGTCGACTCCGTGCAGGAGCGCCGCGTCGACCTGGTGTGTGACCTCGTCGCCGCCGTACACCAGGAGCTGCCGGTGCGCTCGGTGACGCTGGTGTCCGGCTCGGTGCCCGCGCGCCGGTTCGTGTCGCAGACCATCATCAAGCCGCGCTACGAACGGCAGTTGTGGTCGGCGTGCGCGAGCTCGCTGTCCGGTGAGCTGCGCTATGGCGACTTCGGGGTGGTCCATCCGCTGCAGGCCGACCAACAGCTGGCCGGACCGGTCACCACCAACCCGTATCTGTTCTACACGGCCGCGCACGGCTCGCTCTATCTCAGCCGGCAACTTCCGCGCGACGACAACGGAAAGATCGTCCGCGGCGGGGGAGCGACGAAGTTCCGGGAGATCGCCAACGAGCTGTCGCGGCAGAGTGAGTACGCCGGCCCGCGCTATTCCTGGGGTGATGCCGAGCTGGCCGGCTGCGCCAACGGGACCGTACAAAACGTCGGCACGGTGACCAGGTGGATCGCCATCGGCACCTCACACCACTGCGCACACCTCGCCGACTCCAGCCGCACCGCCGCTCTGGTCGCCTGA
- a CDS encoding L-idonate 5-dehydrogenase — MAVFDGRNGRSAMKAVVVHGVSDLRVDTVDEPGRCPPESVVVEVDYGGICGSDLHYVAHGAAGTSVLRHPMILGHELAGRIAATGEPVTVHPGTSCGECRYCRGKLAHLCERMRYLGSAAYDPHTDGGFVRRKIVPVNQIRPLPASVDLRSAAVCEPLGVAIHAVGRAGDLTGKSVLVNGAGPIGALVVAAARHAGAERVYAADIAEAPLRIAKALGAHETIDASTAAELPEVEVAFEASGSPAGLTNVIRWLPRRATLVQVGNLPAGGANVDLSPLISREISYLGSFRFDTEIADAVRLLADGLDVSPLLTHVFDVDEAEKAFAVARDRVGGAGKVLLDFTRERSSP, encoded by the coding sequence ATGGCAGTGTTCGATGGCCGCAACGGAAGGAGTGCGATGAAGGCGGTCGTCGTCCACGGCGTCAGTGACCTGCGCGTGGACACCGTCGACGAGCCCGGCCGGTGCCCGCCGGAGTCGGTCGTCGTCGAGGTCGACTACGGCGGAATTTGCGGCTCTGACCTGCATTATGTCGCACATGGCGCGGCCGGCACGAGCGTGCTGCGGCATCCGATGATCCTCGGCCACGAGCTTGCCGGCCGGATCGCCGCGACCGGTGAGCCGGTCACCGTCCATCCTGGCACGTCCTGCGGAGAATGCCGTTATTGCCGCGGAAAACTCGCGCATCTTTGTGAGCGGATGCGTTATCTCGGCAGCGCGGCTTACGATCCGCACACCGACGGCGGCTTCGTACGGCGGAAAATCGTGCCGGTCAACCAGATCCGGCCGCTGCCGGCCTCGGTCGACCTGCGTTCGGCGGCGGTCTGCGAGCCGCTCGGTGTCGCCATTCATGCCGTAGGCCGCGCCGGCGACCTGACCGGGAAGTCCGTACTCGTCAACGGTGCCGGTCCGATCGGCGCGTTGGTCGTGGCGGCCGCGCGGCATGCCGGCGCCGAGCGCGTGTACGCCGCCGACATAGCCGAGGCGCCGCTGCGGATCGCGAAAGCATTAGGAGCACACGAAACCATCGACGCCTCGACAGCCGCGGAGCTGCCGGAGGTGGAGGTCGCCTTCGAGGCGTCCGGTTCGCCGGCCGGCCTGACCAACGTCATCCGCTGGCTGCCGCGCCGCGCGACCCTCGTGCAGGTCGGAAACCTGCCGGCCGGTGGCGCCAACGTCGATCTTTCGCCGCTGATCAGCCGGGAAATCAGCTATCTCGGGTCGTTTCGGTTCGACACCGAGATCGCCGACGCCGTAAGGCTGCTCGCCGACGGGCTGGACGTGTCGCCGCTGCTGACGCATGTTTTCGACGTGGACGAAGCGGAAAAGGCCTTCGCGGTCGCGCGCGACCGGGTCGGCGGAGCCGGCAAGGTGTTGCTCGACTTCACTCGCGAACGGAGTTCGCCATAA